One stretch of Nocardia mangyaensis DNA includes these proteins:
- a CDS encoding energy-coupling factor transporter transmembrane component T family protein translates to MSTVLLREVQVDSVVHRLWAGTKMIAAFLLSLLLMFLPSWPVLGVIIAFLVVIFVLARLPIGALPRLPWWFWGVVVLGGLLNAPVGGRAVLAYAQVFVFGMVLVAASLLIAFTTPMGEVAPALAKLGAPLRRLRVPVDEWAVVVALTLRGLPLLLDEIRVLRAARKLRPKENLLHRATDNPLIDILTACMAVSTRRAGELGEAITARGGTGMLTAHPSAPTRRDAVALLIVVAVCAGAVGLSVAL, encoded by the coding sequence ATGAGCACTGTTCTCCTGCGTGAGGTCCAGGTCGACAGCGTCGTGCACCGCCTGTGGGCGGGCACGAAGATGATCGCGGCCTTCCTGCTCAGCCTGCTGCTGATGTTCCTGCCGTCGTGGCCGGTGCTCGGGGTGATCATCGCGTTCCTCGTGGTGATCTTCGTGCTCGCCCGGCTGCCGATCGGCGCGCTGCCCCGGCTGCCGTGGTGGTTCTGGGGCGTGGTGGTCCTGGGCGGGCTGCTGAACGCGCCCGTCGGCGGACGGGCCGTGCTGGCGTACGCGCAGGTCTTCGTGTTCGGCATGGTGCTGGTCGCCGCTTCGCTGCTGATCGCGTTCACCACCCCGATGGGTGAGGTGGCGCCCGCGCTGGCCAAGCTGGGCGCACCGCTGCGCAGACTGCGGGTGCCGGTGGACGAGTGGGCGGTGGTCGTCGCGCTGACGCTGCGCGGCCTGCCGCTGCTGCTCGACGAGATCCGGGTATTGCGCGCGGCCCGCAAACTGCGGCCCAAGGAGAATCTCCTGCACCGCGCGACCGACAATCCGCTCATCGACATCCTCACCGCGTGCATGGCGGTGTCGACCCGGCGCGCGGGCGAGCTGGGTGAGGCGATCACCGCGCGGGGCGGCACCGGCATGCTCACCGCCCATCCCAGCGCTCCGACCAGGCGTGATGCTGTCGCGCTGCTGATCGTCGTCGCGGTGTGCGCGGGCGCGGTCGGGTTGAGCGTGGCGCTGTAA
- a CDS encoding MarR family winged helix-turn-helix transcriptional regulator, with protein sequence MPKVTRPDLAAMLVPLGRALTDAERPVLDRHGLTMWGYVVLLGLDEQPVHTQAALAKAIGADKTRIIPVLDDLQHRGLLERESDPADRRVNLVRLTRAGARLRAGAQRDIQEQERRLLADLPAADRDTFLRVLQQLAERTGSARFPG encoded by the coding sequence ATGCCGAAAGTCACCCGCCCCGACCTCGCGGCCATGCTCGTGCCACTGGGCCGCGCGCTGACCGATGCCGAGCGGCCTGTCCTCGACCGGCACGGGCTCACCATGTGGGGCTATGTCGTCCTGCTCGGGCTCGACGAACAGCCCGTGCACACACAGGCCGCGCTGGCCAAGGCGATCGGGGCGGACAAGACGCGGATCATCCCCGTCCTCGACGATCTGCAGCATCGCGGACTACTCGAACGCGAATCCGATCCGGCCGACCGCCGGGTCAACCTGGTGCGGCTCACGCGGGCGGGCGCCCGCCTGCGCGCGGGCGCCCAGCGCGATATCCAGGAGCAGGAACGCCGTCTGCTCGCCGACCTGCCCGCCGCCGATCGCGACACCTTCCTGCGAGTACTACAACAGCTCGCCGAGCGCACCGGATCGGCGAGATTCCCAGGGTGA
- a CDS encoding metallophosphoesterase — MILAAQLSDTHFDLTARNAERVEAVMAYLADLPRRPDVILVTGDITDSGKPEQYAEARLALRADIPVHVLPGNHDDRAALRTELLGEPASTAPVNSAHRVGPLTVLMLDSSIPGEPSGLLDEDTYAWLRAALAEAPPDGPILLALHHPPKPLFSPVVDVIALADPGRLAAVVAGDARIIGVLTGHAHSPIATTFAGKPMITAPSTASVLGGAWEVTPPHRVMDYAPDPALALHVIDDAYTLTTHFRTVAMGGWLSEPPT; from the coding sequence ATGATCCTGGCGGCTCAGCTCAGCGACACCCATTTCGACCTCACGGCGCGCAATGCCGAACGCGTGGAGGCGGTGATGGCCTATCTGGCCGATCTGCCGCGCCGGCCCGACGTCATCCTGGTCACCGGCGACATCACCGATTCCGGCAAGCCCGAACAGTACGCCGAAGCGCGCCTGGCGCTGCGGGCCGACATCCCCGTCCACGTGCTCCCCGGCAATCACGACGACCGCGCCGCCCTGCGCACCGAACTGCTCGGCGAACCCGCCTCGACCGCCCCCGTGAACAGCGCCCATCGCGTCGGCCCGCTCACCGTGCTCATGCTCGATTCCAGCATTCCCGGCGAACCCAGCGGTCTGCTCGACGAGGACACCTACGCCTGGCTGCGCGCCGCTCTCGCCGAAGCGCCGCCCGACGGCCCCATCCTGCTGGCCCTGCACCACCCACCCAAGCCCCTGTTCAGCCCCGTCGTCGACGTGATCGCCCTCGCCGACCCCGGCCGCCTCGCCGCCGTCGTCGCGGGTGACGCCCGCATCATCGGCGTCCTGACCGGCCACGCCCACTCCCCCATCGCCACCACCTTCGCGGGCAAACCCATGATCACCGCACCCAGCACCGCCTCCGTCCTCGGCGGCGCATGGGAGGTCACCCCACCCCACCGAGTCATGGACTACGCCCCCGACCCCGCCCTGGCCCTGCACGTCATCGACGACGCCTACACCTTGACGACCCACTTCCGCACGGTAGCCATGGGCGGCTGGCTCTCCGAACCCCCGACCTGA
- a CDS encoding ABC transporter ATP-binding protein, with the protein MRDKPAELARGPLRPIELATGAVMGGLTVGLITVGALVPMAAALQLVAAVPLGLLAHRYRLRALLTATIAAGLVTFVAAGMMPALGVFGAATVAGIIGTVKRRGGGLATVLAAALVASAGWALFSVGMLLVFSRTRELFFTAIRNTAAGIEDLAGRQSQLEPLGRMASEATDVVLQWWWLYVGGSVALGVLVSAVVAWFVLGSVLDRLAWLPGSDRLDSPDDDRPIDPLPVSLHGVGYRYPGTDVPALADIGLTIRPGEFVAVVGHNGSGKSTLTRVLAGRPPTSGAVARPGSAGLGKLGGTALVLQRPESQTLGVSVADDVVWGLPAELADEVDVDGLLAEVGLDGMGERETATLSGGQQQRLAVAAALARRPALLIADEATSMIDPDGRRDLVALLAELPRRHGTAVVLVTHHEADATAADRVIHLANGRMVDHLASWPTPARDQRRGPMGSTILELADVHHTYNRGTPWEAPALHGVDLSVRQGEALLIVGGNGSGKSTLAWIIAGLIAPSSGRCELRGRPVDKQVGRVALAFQHSRLQLQKQTVGTEIADWGGRATGSGAVGRALDAVGLDRRLAARSVEELSGGQAKRVVLAAMVASHPQVVVLDEPLAGLDPQGRAEIVELLARLRDSGLTLIVISHDVTDVAAVCDRTVHLDAGVVVETAGARRPVESDGATLLPARPEAVWRLDNSPRNEPGNGVVR; encoded by the coding sequence GTGAGAGACAAGCCCGCGGAACTCGCTCGCGGACCCCTGCGCCCGATCGAACTGGCCACCGGCGCCGTGATGGGCGGCCTCACGGTCGGCCTGATCACCGTCGGCGCGCTGGTCCCCATGGCCGCCGCGCTGCAACTGGTAGCCGCGGTCCCGCTGGGTTTACTGGCCCATCGGTACCGCCTGCGTGCCCTGCTCACGGCGACGATCGCCGCCGGGCTGGTCACCTTCGTCGCCGCGGGCATGATGCCCGCGCTCGGCGTCTTCGGCGCCGCCACCGTCGCGGGCATCATCGGCACCGTGAAGCGGCGCGGCGGTGGCCTGGCCACGGTCCTCGCGGCGGCGCTCGTGGCCAGTGCGGGGTGGGCCTTGTTCTCGGTCGGCATGCTGCTGGTGTTCAGCCGCACCAGAGAACTCTTCTTCACCGCGATCCGCAACACCGCGGCGGGCATCGAGGACCTGGCGGGCCGCCAATCCCAGCTGGAGCCGCTCGGACGGATGGCCTCGGAAGCCACCGATGTGGTGCTGCAGTGGTGGTGGCTGTACGTGGGCGGCTCGGTGGCACTCGGCGTGCTGGTGAGCGCCGTCGTGGCCTGGTTCGTCCTCGGCTCGGTCCTGGACCGGCTGGCCTGGCTCCCCGGCAGTGACCGTCTCGACTCGCCGGACGACGACCGCCCGATCGACCCCTTGCCGGTGAGTCTGCACGGGGTCGGCTACCGCTATCCCGGCACCGACGTCCCGGCACTGGCCGATATCGGCCTGACCATCCGGCCGGGCGAGTTCGTCGCCGTCGTCGGCCACAACGGCTCCGGCAAATCCACCCTGACCAGGGTGCTCGCCGGCCGGCCCCCGACCTCCGGCGCGGTGGCTCGCCCCGGCTCGGCCGGCCTGGGCAAGCTCGGCGGCACCGCGCTGGTGCTGCAGCGACCGGAGAGCCAGACCCTGGGCGTCTCGGTCGCCGATGACGTGGTGTGGGGCCTGCCGGCGGAACTGGCCGACGAGGTCGACGTCGACGGCCTGCTCGCCGAGGTCGGCCTCGACGGTATGGGCGAGCGCGAGACCGCCACCCTTTCCGGCGGACAGCAGCAGCGCCTGGCTGTCGCCGCCGCGCTGGCGCGTCGCCCCGCCCTGCTCATCGCCGACGAGGCCACCTCGATGATCGACCCCGACGGCCGCCGCGATCTCGTCGCACTGCTGGCCGAGCTACCCCGCCGCCACGGCACCGCGGTCGTCCTGGTGACCCACCACGAGGCCGATGCCACCGCGGCCGACCGGGTGATCCACCTCGCCAACGGCCGGATGGTCGACCACCTCGCCAGCTGGCCGACACCGGCCCGCGATCAGCGCCGCGGCCCGATGGGCTCGACCATCCTCGAACTGGCCGACGTGCACCACACCTACAACCGCGGCACTCCGTGGGAGGCACCCGCGCTGCACGGCGTCGATCTGTCGGTGCGCCAAGGCGAGGCGCTGTTGATCGTCGGCGGCAACGGCTCTGGCAAGTCGACACTGGCCTGGATCATCGCCGGGCTGATCGCACCGAGTTCGGGCCGGTGCGAGCTGCGCGGCCGCCCGGTCGACAAGCAGGTCGGCCGGGTGGCGCTCGCCTTCCAGCATTCTCGCTTGCAGTTGCAGAAGCAGACCGTGGGCACCGAGATCGCCGATTGGGGCGGCCGCGCCACCGGCTCCGGCGCGGTCGGGCGGGCACTGGACGCGGTGGGTCTGGATCGTCGCCTCGCCGCCCGCTCGGTCGAGGAACTCAGCGGCGGGCAGGCCAAGCGGGTGGTGCTGGCGGCGATGGTGGCCAGTCATCCACAGGTGGTGGTGCTGGACGAACCGCTGGCCGGTCTCGATCCACAGGGTCGGGCCGAGATCGTGGAACTGCTTGCCCGCCTGCGTGATTCCGGGCTCACCTTGATCGTCATCTCGCACGATGTCACCGATGTGGCCGCGGTGTGCGACCGTACGGTGCACCTGGACGCGGGTGTCGTCGTCGAAACCGCCGGTGCGCGAAGGCCGGTCGAGTCCGACGGCGCCACCCTGTTGCCCGCACGACCGGAAGCCGTGTGGCGCCTGGACAATTCACCGCGCAACGAGCCGGGGAACGGAGTCGTCCGATGA